TATATGGGCACGCTGGTACTGGTAAAACCTTTGTCGCGAGCCGAATTGTCAATGCGCTGCACACCTCTGTGTTTATCCCTTATGCAGTCTATGCCTTAGGTAATATTATCAAGGTGTTTTCTGCACAACATCATAAACCGTTGGATAGTAACGGCAGTGATCAAAGTATTTCTCTCAAAGATCAATACGACAAGCGTTGGCTTAATTGTGAAAGGCCAAATATCCAAGTTGGGGGTGAACTGACTATGGATATGCTTGAAGTTAATCATTCAGAAAATAGTCGAGTCTGGTTAGCCCCAGTACAAATGATGGCAAATAATGGGATTTTTGTCATTGATGACCTTGGTCGTCAGCCTATGCCGGTGGATGCGCTTCTTAATCGTTGGATTGTACCGATGGAGTACTCATTCGACTATTTGTCGCTGCCTAATGGTCAGCAGATAACGATGCCATTTGTATTAACTCTTGCCTTTTCTACCAATCTAAACCCAAAGAAAATAAGCGATCCCGCCTTTTTACGTCGTTTAGGTTACAAGATTGAATTCAAGCCACTTAACCAGCGAGATTATGAAGCTTTATGGATGAGCGTCGTTGCTGATAGAGAAGTAGAGCTTCAAGACGGCTTCTTTGAGCGTTTGTCTCAAATGCACACGCTGCTTAAGGTGCCACTTTTCCCATGTTTACCGAAAGATCTCGTTGGTATAAGCAAAGATATTCTTTCGTTTGAGCAGCTACCACCTGTTATCACATTCGATATTCTTTCCATGGCATGGGAAGTCTATTTTACCTCTGATGGACACGAGGAAGAGAATAATGAATAAGAGTCAAGTTTTCCTACTGTTTTTACTGTCCGTAGTATTCGGCTTAGCGGCTGTATTTTTTGCTAAGCAGTGGATGGATGATCAAGTTCAGCCAACCGTTGAAGTTGAAACGGTCGAGCGTCACCCCGTTGTTGTCGCATCACAAGAAATTGAAGCCGGAACTATTATCGAGGATCAGTTTTTAACCACCAGATTGATGGAAGTTGATTGGATTAATGAAAATAACTATTCGGATAAAGCAGAGCTGATTGGCAAGGTTGTTGCGAATACTGTCTATGCGGGAGAGGTGCTTCACAAGTTACGATTTACTGTACCAGGAGAAGGGTCAACGCTTGCAGCTCTTATCCCTGAAAATAAACGTGCGGTAACGATACGTGTTGATGATGTTATTGGTGTGGCGGGTTTCTTATTACCGGGTAACAAGGTTGATATTCTCAATACCGTTTCTTACGGAAAAAATTCTGCAGCGACTCAAACAGTATTAAAAGACATCAAGGTTTTGGCTGTCGACCAAACGGCTAAAACGAAAGAAAACAGTCCGATTATTGTACGAGCGGTAACACTTGAGATGACGCCGAAAGAGGCAGAGAAACTTCTCACGGCTAAAAGCAAAGGCGATATTCAGCTGACTTTGAGAAACCCACATGAAGTTGAGAAAAAAGTGGTTCGTCGATATGTGCCTAGACCAAGTGTCACCATTATCAAAGGTACAGAAACATCTAATGTGCGCGTCAAGGATTGAGGTGAAATATGAGAATATTAATTGCGTGTGTTTTGAGCCTGATTTGTATTTCGACGGCCAGTGTTGCGGCGTTACAAACGGGAAAAACAGTCACGGTTCCACATCATAAATCTACGCATGTCGTGCTGTCGGGAAAAGCGGCGAAGGTTTCTCTTGGTGATCCTGATGTTTTAGATATTGTAATTTTAAAATCAAATGAAGTGTTTTTAATTGGTAAAAAATTAGGTGCGACAAACCTAATGGCTTGGGACTCTCGAGGTCGGTTAATTGAGTCTATTAACATTGAGGTTACTCATGATCTTAATAGCCTCAAAGCTAAATTATATGAGTTCCTTCCAGATGAAACTATCGAAGTGCACAGTGCGCAGAACCGTCTATTATTGAGCGGTCAGGTGAGTAATCAACAACAAATGAATGTCGCGATGCGAATTGCAGAAACGTATTCATCTGGGCAAACCGCTGACAAATCAAATGAAAGTGGTAGCGAGCAAGCCGCTGCTACCGGTGTTATCAATTTGATGTCCATTGGCGGGGCCCAACAAGTCATGTTAGAGGTAACCGTTGCCGAGGTTCAAAGAAGCTTGGTAAGAAAGTTTGATGCAAACTTCCACTTCTTCCAAACCAGTGGGTCTGACTTTTCTTGGGGGGCGTCTTCCGTACCTGCAGGAGTATTAGGAGCAACGCCTATCTTTAATATTCCTACGTCGACGGACTACGGCATATTAGGGTCATTCATTGATAGTAATACATTGTTTACTTTCGCACTGGACGTAGCAAAACAAAACGGGGTCGCTAAGGTATTGGCTGAACCGAATTTAACCGCATTAAGTGGTTCTAAGGCTGAGTTTTTAGCTGGTGGGGAATTTCCAATTCCAGTGCCTGATGAGGATGGTATTACGATTGAGTACAAAGAGTATGGTGTAGGTTTAAAGTTCATCCCAACGGTACTCAGTGACAAAAAAATCAACCTAAACTTAGCGGTTGATGTTAGTGAAATTGCCAATAGTAGCTCGTTAACGATTGATCCTGGTACTACCAATGCGACTTACTTTATCCCTCCGATTACACGAAGAAGTGCGTCATCGACGCTTGAGTTAGCCGACGGTCAAACTATCGGTATTGCGGGGTTGCTGAGTGAGAATGTTAGGGACATCAGTAACAAGATGCCAGGCTTTGGCGATGTGCCGATTTTAGGTCAGCTTTTCAATAGCCAAGAGTATGTATCTGGTGAAACAGAGCTCGTTATTCTTGTAACTCCTCGACTCGCTAAACCTATTGATCGAACGAAAGTGACGTTACCAACCGATGCTTTTGTTGATCCTAATGACTTGGAATATTACTTATTGGGTCGAAGCGCTTATATAGCTGAACCGTCTGAATCTGATTCAGAACAGTCTCAAGCGTCACAGGATATATCACCGACCGATGGTGGTAGTGAAGGTTCATTTGGGCATGATTTATAAGGAGATAGATATGATTAGAATAATGATGGTCTTTCTCGTGATGGTGTTGGTTGGCTGTGCAAATGATGCTCGTCTAGGGCACTCGGTAGCACTAGTGAAAACAGAGCAAACGTATAACCCTAATGCGACCCAAGAGAATTTACTCGAAGTACCTGATGGTACAGGGGAGCGGATGCAGACTGGTTACGACAGATATGTAGGCAGAGGTGAAAATGATCTGTCCGGAAGTAGTAGCCAGATCTTAGAAGATTTTAACTAAATCTGGAGGTACTCACATGTTGTATCGAGTATCACAAAGCCCGAAAAAACAACAAGGCTTAGTTGCGGTGATGATTACTGCTGCCTTGTTGGTTTTTCTAGCTGTCTCAGCGCTAGCTGTAGACATAAACCATATGGTCGTGAATAAAACGCGCTTACAAAATGCAGTCGATTCTGCAGCGTTGGCTGCCGCAACCATATTAGACAATAGTAAAGATAAAGACGCTGTAGACGCAGAAGTGGGTAAGGCACTTAATGCTATGGCGGCTTCAACCGGGAACCAAGAAATTGATTTCTCTACCGCTTCTATAGGTATTGATTATTCCAATGATCCACAGGACTTTACTGGCAGCGCAACTTTTGGTGCAAATGATGATGTTTATGTGCGTGTTCGCGTAGATGCACTAGAAATGGACGAATTCTTTATTCAACTGTTTGGTCTTGAAAAAGTGGTATCGGCAAGTGCTGTCGCAGGACCGAGTTCAGGCCTCGCTTATAATAATGTTGTACCCATTGGAGTGTGTATTGGTGATGGTACTTCTGATAATGATGTTAATGAAGATGGTTATCATGACGAAACCGGTGAAGAGATAACCAATGTGTTCGGTTATGAAGTTGGAACCGTTCACGCTTTAAAGGTTGGAGACAGTAGTCTATCTGAAATGGGTAATGGTAATTATCACCTGCTGGACTTTGGTTCTGGTGGTAACACTATCAAAGAAGGCTTAGGTGGTAGTTATGATCAGCCAGTTAAAATTGGTGAAGATATCACAACCAAACCTGGCGGCACGGTTGGTCCGACAGGTGATGGTTTAAATACTCGTTTTGGTGATTATGGCGGTGGATTATCGGCATCTGATTACCCTTCAGATTATGTGACCACAGAACCTACCAATGAAATAACGATTGATGCCAATACTGGAGAGATCACTTTCGATGATAGCTACGATTACGCTCAATATAAGTTAGATACCAATGCCTGTATAGCAAGTGGCGGTTCTGGGTGCGCATCTAATGGTGTTGCTTGGCGTCGTATTTTACCTATACCTATGGTGGACTGCTCGGGTAAAAGTGGCGGCTCTACCGACTTTACAGTGAATAAAATTGGCTGCTTTTTCTTGTTGCAAAAAGCACCAACTAACAACTCAGGTACACCCGCCGTTTTTGGTGAGTTTATACATTCTTGCAGTGTTACTGGTGGCTCTAGTAGTAATCAGTCGACAACCGAAGGGGCTTACAGGATTGTTTTGTATAAGGACCCTGATAGCGGGGAGTCGTAATTATGACACTATCTAATAAACATCAACGTGGTTTTTCTGCTGTTGAGATGGTCATTGCGACCCCTGTGTTACTGTTTTTTTTGGGGTTGGTGATCGAGCTTGGCAATATTTTGATTCACTACAATGTTATCTCTAAATCTGTACAAAATGGCGCACGATATGCTGTTAGTGAGGTTTACGATACCAAAGGTGGCACTATTGCCCCAACGTTGGAGATTCAAAATGTGGTGGTTTATGGCCAGAGCAGCGTAGGGACGGCTGTGTTATCTACATTGACGACATCAGATGTAACGGTAACACCACCCTCTATTGACAGCTATGTACGAGTCAGCGTGACATATGACTATGTGCCGTTGTTTTTGTCTATTCCTTTATCCGCCACAAGTTTTTCTATTCCGTTAAGTGTCACTTCGGTGATGAGGGTACTGTGATGAAAAGGTTTAAAGGACGTGTCAAAGGGCTTGCCATCATTGAATTCACTTTAGTCTCATCGTTAATTTTTCTACTACTCTTTCTCATTTTAGCGTTGGGTGCCTATATATTTTCGCTGCAAATGGTCAGTGAGGCGACTAGGAAGGCCGCTAGGTTAGCGACAGTCTGTTACGTCCTTGATAGAGATAATATTGCGGGAATGGTGGTGAATGATATTCCTCTTGTTGGGTTTACTAATGCGAATTTAGAAGTAGCTTACTTAGACGCGAGCGGCAGTGAAATTACGTCTGGTTACGAGACTAATCCCGGATTTGGCACCATTAAATTTGTGCGTGCTAGAGCTACGGGTTATGGCATTCAGTTAATCAGTAACCTAAGCTTTCTAGGAAATAATGGATTTCTTGCAGCCCCTGCGTTTGAAACAATACTGCCGGCAGAAAGCTTAGGGGTGGTAAGGGCTGAAGCTGGCACAGACATCAAAAATCGGTGCCCATAAGCGGTTATTTAAAAGGAGATGAATATATGGGGGAAGCGATCAAAATAACGCCTAATGAAAACGATAAGGATATAACGCGTTTAAGAACGAATCTAAAGGTTTGGTTAGTCTACAGCACTGACGCCTTTCATTCGCATATGACTCAAGAGCTAAAAAAATGCCGAAATGTTCATGTGACGTCGTTTTCTCTTGCGGCAATGAGTGAGGAATACTTAAAAAGTGCGGATGTTCCAGAGCTTATTTTCGTTGAAGCTCACGGGAATTGGGCGCAAAAAATGGTTGAGTTGCAAGGGTATGATTTGTCTTTAGAAGACAAGGACTTGTCTTTAGTTGTGCTCGGTGATGAAAGTGATAATGGGTCACTAAAAATCGCACTGCGTTTAGGTGCTTCAGATTTTTTGTCTCACAATGTGACCCTATCGGACCTACTACCACTCTTGAAGAAAACGGCCTCTGAAAAGCTTGAGAACTCCAGTTACGGAGAGTTTATCTTGTTTTTGAACACTAAAGGAGGGATGGGAGCAACCACCTTAGCGTTAAATACTGCCATTGAGATGGCCACGCAACATCCTAATGAAGTACTTTTGCTCGATATCGATCTTCAATTTGGCGTGATACCTGATTATTTGAACATAACTCCCACTTATAGTGTTTCGGATGCGATCAACAGTTCTAATGATTTGGATGAAATGTCTTTGGGGTCATTGGTAAACAAACATGAATCGGGTTTGCATGTTCTAAGCTTTAAGCATGAAAATAACGCAGATGATTTCGAACAGGCTCAGAAAATTGGCAGATTACTTCCAATTCTGCGTCGTTTTTACCCTTATGTGATCATTGACCTGTCTAGAGGCTTGGATCACGTGTTTGCATCAGCAATCTCACCTGCGACGAAAGTACTTTT
This region of Vibrio sp. BS-M-Sm-2 genomic DNA includes:
- a CDS encoding AAA family ATPase, yielding MDIIGRTAPTTLKPQISAPAVPTSIDMLGVPEVVIENLVLKHLSAYPKSDVLELSNYMCVVTHIVESALAVLRKKSLIEVFQPTSDLSLSSVSHSHVRYSLSEKGLEEADLAFKRDAYLGPAPVSLDQYSDVVKQQDLRVELVTRPHVEAALDDVYGVDKMISVLGPAINSGRALLLYGHAGTGKTFVASRIVNALHTSVFIPYAVYALGNIIKVFSAQHHKPLDSNGSDQSISLKDQYDKRWLNCERPNIQVGGELTMDMLEVNHSENSRVWLAPVQMMANNGIFVIDDLGRQPMPVDALLNRWIVPMEYSFDYLSLPNGQQITMPFVLTLAFSTNLNPKKISDPAFLRRLGYKIEFKPLNQRDYEALWMSVVADREVELQDGFFERLSQMHTLLKVPLFPCLPKDLVGISKDILSFEQLPPVITFDILSMAWEVYFTSDGHEEENNE
- the cpaB gene encoding Flp pilus assembly protein CpaB, whose protein sequence is MNKSQVFLLFLLSVVFGLAAVFFAKQWMDDQVQPTVEVETVERHPVVVASQEIEAGTIIEDQFLTTRLMEVDWINENNYSDKAELIGKVVANTVYAGEVLHKLRFTVPGEGSTLAALIPENKRAVTIRVDDVIGVAGFLLPGNKVDILNTVSYGKNSAATQTVLKDIKVLAVDQTAKTKENSPIIVRAVTLEMTPKEAEKLLTAKSKGDIQLTLRNPHEVEKKVVRRYVPRPSVTIIKGTETSNVRVKD
- a CDS encoding type II and III secretion system protein family protein, with the translated sequence MRILIACVLSLICISTASVAALQTGKTVTVPHHKSTHVVLSGKAAKVSLGDPDVLDIVILKSNEVFLIGKKLGATNLMAWDSRGRLIESINIEVTHDLNSLKAKLYEFLPDETIEVHSAQNRLLLSGQVSNQQQMNVAMRIAETYSSGQTADKSNESGSEQAAATGVINLMSIGGAQQVMLEVTVAEVQRSLVRKFDANFHFFQTSGSDFSWGASSVPAGVLGATPIFNIPTSTDYGILGSFIDSNTLFTFALDVAKQNGVAKVLAEPNLTALSGSKAEFLAGGEFPIPVPDEDGITIEYKEYGVGLKFIPTVLSDKKINLNLAVDVSEIANSSSLTIDPGTTNATYFIPPITRRSASSTLELADGQTIGIAGLLSENVRDISNKMPGFGDVPILGQLFNSQEYVSGETELVILVTPRLAKPIDRTKVTLPTDAFVDPNDLEYYLLGRSAYIAEPSESDSEQSQASQDISPTDGGSEGSFGHDL
- a CDS encoding pilus assembly protein TadG-related protein; the encoded protein is MLYRVSQSPKKQQGLVAVMITAALLVFLAVSALAVDINHMVVNKTRLQNAVDSAALAAATILDNSKDKDAVDAEVGKALNAMAASTGNQEIDFSTASIGIDYSNDPQDFTGSATFGANDDVYVRVRVDALEMDEFFIQLFGLEKVVSASAVAGPSSGLAYNNVVPIGVCIGDGTSDNDVNEDGYHDETGEEITNVFGYEVGTVHALKVGDSSLSEMGNGNYHLLDFGSGGNTIKEGLGGSYDQPVKIGEDITTKPGGTVGPTGDGLNTRFGDYGGGLSASDYPSDYVTTEPTNEITIDANTGEITFDDSYDYAQYKLDTNACIASGGSGCASNGVAWRRILPIPMVDCSGKSGGSTDFTVNKIGCFFLLQKAPTNNSGTPAVFGEFIHSCSVTGGSSSNQSTTEGAYRIVLYKDPDSGES
- a CDS encoding TadE/TadG family type IV pilus assembly protein, with amino-acid sequence MTLSNKHQRGFSAVEMVIATPVLLFFLGLVIELGNILIHYNVISKSVQNGARYAVSEVYDTKGGTIAPTLEIQNVVVYGQSSVGTAVLSTLTTSDVTVTPPSIDSYVRVSVTYDYVPLFLSIPLSATSFSIPLSVTSVMRVL
- a CDS encoding TadE/TadG family type IV pilus assembly protein, producing the protein MKRFKGRVKGLAIIEFTLVSSLIFLLLFLILALGAYIFSLQMVSEATRKAARLATVCYVLDRDNIAGMVVNDIPLVGFTNANLEVAYLDASGSEITSGYETNPGFGTIKFVRARATGYGIQLISNLSFLGNNGFLAAPAFETILPAESLGVVRAEAGTDIKNRCP
- a CDS encoding AAA family ATPase encodes the protein MGEAIKITPNENDKDITRLRTNLKVWLVYSTDAFHSHMTQELKKCRNVHVTSFSLAAMSEEYLKSADVPELIFVEAHGNWAQKMVELQGYDLSLEDKDLSLVVLGDESDNGSLKIALRLGASDFLSHNVTLSDLLPLLKKTASEKLENSSYGEFILFLNTKGGMGATTLALNTAIEMATQHPNEVLLLDIDLQFGVIPDYLNITPTYSVSDAINSSNDLDEMSLGSLVNKHESGLHVLSFKHENNADDFEQAQKIGRLLPILRRFYPYVIIDLSRGLDHVFASAISPATKVLLVLQQSLVSVKNTSRLIKSLKFEYGLQSDSIEVILNRYEKRHSIKLKDVEQAVGNHNIHLMPNDFKVALESANLGQPLVQSRKKSSITRSIIDLSHVLSPPEQEEKGWLKKLFS